One Helianthus annuus cultivar XRQ/B chromosome 12, HanXRQr2.0-SUNRISE, whole genome shotgun sequence genomic region harbors:
- the LOC110894973 gene encoding tabersonine-19-hydroxy-O-acetyltransferase has translation MNMMINRLQRFGRYRQLHTIISQETIKPSSPTPHPKTHVLPLVDSINPHHHMPFVFFYKNYNYGDINILKKSLSQCLTQYYPFAGRLLSPFAGHVNCTDEGVEFVEVSHDSRLDDFILKKEEGKSLRQLLPNISQTSPNLVEIQLNHFTGGGVAMVVSTSHKVADAFTMLTFVRQWAAVTRGGSPIKPYFISSPTSHSNVKMPDVAYKTISEVKYATRRLVFPNSKLNELKKKVISMGISVTNPPSNGPSRVEVLTSLIFKCAVDAATTNTGFFRPSSLFHLVNMRNKIFKNDPEKVGGNIITMVHEKMTDSREITLNEVVSKLRKGKMEIKERNVEEIGERWENIYSVLGADPNLQIYYMTSICGFPTYDVDFGWGKPVHVMFEVPEEDNKIVVFIDTPHNDGIEATLHLPEKDMVILEQDKELLEYVDG, from the coding sequence atgaacatGATGATCAACAGGCTTCAAAGATTTGGAAGGTATAGGCAACTTCATACCATCATATCTCAAGAAACCATCAAACCATCCTCCCCAACACCTCACCCCAAAACTCATGTCCTTCCATTGGTAGATAGCATTAATCCTCACCATCATATGCCATTTGTTTTTTTCTACAAGAATTACAATTATGGTGACATCAACATCCTAAAGAAGTCACTATCACAGTGTTTAACACAATACTACCCGTTCGCGGGTAGGTTGTTATCCCCCTTTGCGGGTCACGTCAATTGTACCGATGAGGGAGTTGAGTTCGTGGAAGTTTCTCATGATAGCCGACtagatgacttcattcttaagaAAGAGGAGGGCAAAAGCCTACGACAACTTCTTCCTAACATTAGCCAGACCAGCCCTAACTTGGTAGAGATCCAACTGAACCATTTCACGGGTGGTGGAGTGGCCATGGTCGTATCCACATCGCACAAGGTCGCAGACGCCTTCACAATGCTAACCTTTGTTAGGCAATGGGCCGCAGTTACACGTGGTGGATCACCGATCAAACCATATTTCATTTCTTCGCCTACAAGTCACAGTAATGTTAAAATGCCTGATGTTGCATATAAGACCATAAGTGAAGTTAAGTATGCAACAAGGAGATTGGTGTTTCCTAACTCGAAACTAAACGAACTCAAAAAGAAGGTTATCTCCATGGGCATATCTGTAACGAACCCCCCGAGCAATGGTCCATCGCGAGTAGAGGTATTAACTTCACTAATATTTAAATGCGCGGTGGATGCAGCCACAACCAATACAGGTTTCTTTAGACCATCAAGCTTGTTTCATTTAGTGAATATGCGAAACAAAATCTTCAAGAATGATCCTGAGAAAGTTGGAGGCAACATAATCACAATGGTGCATGAAAAGATGACTGATTCACGTGAAATTACGCTGAATGAGGTGGTTTCTAAGCTAAGGAAAGGGAAAATGGAGATTAAAGAAAGAAATGTGGAAGAGATAGGTGAAAGATGGGAAAACATATATTCAGTGTTAGGAGCTGACCCAAATCTACAGATATATTATATGACCAGCATATGTGGTTTTCCTACTTACGATGTGGATTTTGGGTGGGGCAAACCGGTACACGTGATGTTTGAAGTTCCAGAAGAGGATAACAAGATTGTTGTGTTCATTGACACCCCACATAATGATGGTATTGAAGCAACACTGCACCTTCCAGAAAAAGATATGGTGATACTTGAACAAGACAAAGAGCTTCTTGAATATGTTGACGGTTAA
- the LOC110892889 gene encoding tabersonine-19-hydroxy-O-acetyltransferase, whose amino-acid sequence MPFIFFYNNYNAGDINILKKSLSQCLTQYYPFAGRLLSPFAGHIDCTDEGVEFVEVSHDSRLDDFILKKEKGKSLQELLPNINQTSPNLVEIQLNHFTGGGVAMVVSTSHKVADGFTMLTFVRQWAAITRGGSPIKPYFISSPTSYNNVKMPDVAYKTISEVKYATRRLVFPNSKLNELKKKVISMGISVTNPPSNGPSRVEVLTSLIFKCAVDAATTNTGFFRPSSLFHLVNMRNKIFKNDPEKVGGNIITMVHEKMTDSREITLNEVVSKLRKGKMEIKERNVEEIGERWENIYSVLGADPNLQIYYMTSICGFPTYDVDFGWGKPVHVMFEIPEEDNKIVVFIDTPHNDGIEATLHLPEKDMVILEQDKELLEYVDD is encoded by the coding sequence ATGCCATTTATTTTCTTCTACAACAATTACAATGCTGGTGACATCAACATCCTCAAGAAGTCACTCTCACAGTGTTTAACACAATACTACCCGTTCGCGGGTAGGTTGTTATCCCCCTTTGCGGGTCACATCGATTGTACCGATGAGGGAGTTGAGTTCGTGGAAGTTTCTCATGATAGCCGACtagatgacttcattcttaagaAAGAGAAGGGCAAAAGCCTACAAGAACTTCTTCCTAACATTAACCAGACCAGCCCTAACTTGGTAGAAATCCAACTGAACCATTTCACGGGTGGTGGAGTGGCCATGGTGGTATCCACATCTCACAAGGTCGCAGACGGTTTCACAATGCTTACCTTTGTTCGGCAATGGGCCGCAATCACACGTGGTGGATCACCAATCAAACCGTATTTCATTTCTTCTCCTACAAGTTATAATAATGTTAAAATGCCTGATGTTGCATATAAGACCATAAGTGAAGTTAAGTATGCAACAAGGAGATTGGTGTTCCCTAACTCAAAACTAAACGAGCTCAAAAAGAAGGTTATCTCCATGGGCATATCTGTAACGAACCCCCCGAGCAATGGTCCATCGCGAGTAGAGGTATTAACTTCACTAATATTTAAATGCGCGGTGGATGCAGCCACAACCAATACAGGTTTCTTTAGACCATCAAGCTTGTTTCATTTAGTGAATATGCGAAACAAAATCTTCAAGAATGATCCTGAGAAAGTTGGAGGCAACATAATCACAATGGTGCATGAAAAGATGACTGATTCACGTGAAATTACGCTGAATGAGGTGGTTTCTAAGCTAAGGAAAGGGAAAATGGAGATTAAAGAAAGAAATGTGGAAGAGATAGGTGAAAGATGGGAAAACATATATTCAGTGTTAGGAGCTGACCCAAATCTACAGATATATTATATGACTAGCATATGTGGTTTTCCTACTTACGATGTGGATTTTGGGTGGGGCAAACCGGTACACGTGATGTTTGAAATTCCAGAAGAGGATAACAAGATTGTTGTGTTCATTGACACCCCACATAATGATGGTATTGAAGCAACACTGCACCTTCCAGAAAAAGATATGGTGATACTTGAACAAGACAAAGAGCTTCTTGAATATGTTGACGATTAA